The Stomoxys calcitrans chromosome 3, idStoCalc2.1, whole genome shotgun sequence genome includes a region encoding these proteins:
- the LOC106090733 gene encoding maternal effect protein staufen isoform X2, with protein sequence MNRPTNVPQPPPPNMPRHLTHGHHNMRAPPTTALQQVAAHHALPPPPPPMGYAPPPQMVPNVQQRSNRTQNYHSFMETPNSGAIPPYMHYNRMGGNQGNKKYHYPSLNKPRAPKPTAESHHHQQQQQPRQHHQTLQSQPQQQLTHPNYSNVPPYILEVPTTSSAAATHETRRSLQQNQVQDSYTPRSKKFNENPRHFETNVQQAAVPSVTSLSSSVPRSASVESNRNATVEDMPVSSTKTLSVLEKSSVLLPLDEEEAKAKGDEGNHSRNNDGNENAHLCQGETVQEKPLVIDEANIQNENLIVEKSNSETNDENVDLKSSREKTPMCLVNDLARFNKISFQYRLTGENGPAHCKRFTVTLKLGDEEYMAEGMKIKEAQHLAAKEAIQKTKYKHPIPKTNRRHDDQSSTRVNVTPTVELNALAMKLGLQTYYIFDPRQPAANVADNKNAAGPGDKGMLQPRYRVAGGLGTGIQNQIPGSAKYVSGAGTFVPSLAHPHQHNPGIMHHVQQAAHHRGAANYPHCYPILPPHMMAAATQHHVAAALFSTPCRITLIVGTQKFVGTGRTIQQAKHDAAAQAIESLKEEMNSQQKENADDKSEDAENKSPISLVFEIGIKRNLPVDFKILREDGPAHMRTFTTACIVGQIETVAEGTGKKISKKKAAQKMLEELNKLPPIATPTNSPTKRVKSKGAVGCPRKSGASAHGKGGIPAESKEVTPRTRDKSKKRSSTVSVDAESDPSNPITKLIELFQHNKEKEPVFKLITEGGKERARQRQFVVEVSSKDITARGVGNSKKSARRNAAQNFLMSLGADGNDKTTTEVDAATSQVGPTATGRVDTNDVLEKSIILNTVAPVILAKDTAEITGAKKKEPKIPAESVTEIELSTKQDDKVEAVVPLKQPEVDKPTPVSSPNTDKSPLSTTTTTATTATTTTTTKPGLYMKDKLLYLARLMGFEVDFSDYPKGNHNEFLSIVMISTNPPQICHGIGANAAESQEDAASNALKILSEMGLSK encoded by the coding sequence ATGAATCGGCCAACGAATGTACCGCAACCACCGCCACCAAACATGCCGAGGCATTTGACACATGGACATCATAATATGAGGGCGCCGCCAACTACTGCGTTGCAGCAGGTTGCTGCTCATCATGCACTGCCACCACCTCCACCACCCATGGGTTATGCACCCCCTCCTCAAATGGTTCCAAATGTACAGCAGCGTTCTAATAGGACGCAGAACTATCATTCGTTCATGGAAACTCCCAATAGTGGGGCCATACCCCCATATATGCACTATAATCGTATGGGGGGAAATCAGGGAAACAAAAAATACCATTACCCTTCTCTAAATAAGCCAAGAGCCCCAAAACCCACAGCAGAGAGTcatcatcaccaacaacaacaacagccaagGCAACATCATCAAACTCTCCAAAGTCAGCCACAGCAACAACTAACCCATCCTAACTATTCAAATGTTCCTCCATATATATTGGAAGTTCCCACTACTTCTTCAGCAGCCGCCACACATGAGACACGTAGATCTTTGCAACAGAATCAAGTTCAGGATAGTTATACTCCAAGATCTAAAAAGTTTAACGAAAATCCTAGGCACTTTGAAACAAACGTCCAGCAAGCGGCAGTGCCGTCAGTTACTTCTTTGTCATCATCTGTGCCCCGCTCTGCTTCGGTTGAGAGTAATCGAAATGCAACGGTTGAAGATATGCCAGTGAGTTCTACAAAAACCTTGTCTGTTTTGGAAAAAAGTTCCGTGTTATTGCCTCTTGACGAGGAGGAAGCTAAAGCTAAAGGTGATGAAGGCAATCACTCTAGAAATAATGACGGGAATGAAAATGCACACCTGTGCCAAGGTGAAACTGTTCAGGAAAAACCACTTGTCATTGATGAAGCCAACATTCAAAACGAAAATCTCATTGTTGAAAAATCAAATAGCGAGACTAATGATGAAAATGTCGATTTGAAAAGCTCGCGCGAAAAAACTCCCATGTGTTTGGTGAACGACTTGGCTCGCTTtaacaaaatatcattccaatatCGCCTAACCGGTGAGAATGGACCAGCTCATTGTAAGCGGTTTACGGTTACTCTTAAATTGGGCGATGAAGAATACATGGCCGAGGGCATGAAAATAAAAGAGGCTCAGCATTTGGCTGCCAAAGAAGCtatacagaaaaccaaatacaaacATCCCATTCCTAAGACCAATCGCCGTCACGACGATCAAAGTTCTACGCGAGTCAATGTAACGCCCACTGTAGAGCTAAATGCGTTGGCAATGAAGCTGGGACTTCAGACCTACTATATTTTCGATCCCAGGCAGCCAGCTGCAAATGTTGCAGACAACAAGAACGCCGCTGGTCCGGGCGATAAGGGCATGCTGCAACCTCGTTATAGAGTTGCTGGAGGTCTTGGGACGGGTATACAAAACCAAATACCTGGTAGTGCCAAATATGTGAGTGGAGCTGGCACCTTTGTGCCCAGTCTGGCACATCCCCATCAACACAATCCAGGTATTATGCACCACGTACAACAGGCTGCCCATCACCGCGGCGCTGCTAATTATCCACATTGCTACCCAATACTTCCACCTCATATGATGGCGGCTGCTACCCAACATCATGTTGCTGCTGCGCTATTTTCTACTCCCTGTAGAATTACTCTCATAGTTGGCACACAAAAATTCGTGGGAACTGGCCGAACTATACAACAAGCCAAACACGACGCTGCAGCTCAAGCCATAGAATCTCTCAAAGAGGAAATGAATAGCCAACAGAAAGAAAATGCCGATGATAAATCTGAAGACGCCGAAAACAAGTCACCCATATCATTGGTTTTTGAAATTGGCATAAAACGCAATCTTCCAGTCGACTTCAAAATATTGCGAGAAGACGGCCCAGCGCATATGCGCACTTTTACCACAGCCTGTAtagtgggccaaattgaaactGTAGCCGAAGGAACGGGTAAAAAGATATCAAAGAAAAAGGCAGCACAAAAGATGTTGGAAGAACTCAATAAATTGCCTCCCATTGCTACACCCACCAATTCTCCAACGAAACGGGTTAAATCAAAAGGTGCTGTTGGCTGCCCGAGAAAGTCGGGCGCCTCAGCTCATGGTAAAGGCGGCATTCCAGCGGAAAGCAAGGAGGTCACTCCCAGGACAAGAGATAAGTCCAAGAAACGTTCTTCGACAGTTTCTGTCGATGCCGAGTCTGATCCCTCGAATCCCATAACCAAATTAATCGAATTATTCCAACACAATAAAGAAAAGGAGCCAGTATTTAAATTGATCACTGAGGGTGGAAAAGAAAGGGCACGGCAACGACAGTTTGTTGTGGAGGTTAGTTCAAAGGATATCACTGCTCGTGGAGTGGGTAATAGTAAAAAATCTGCCCGCCGAAATGCGGCTCAAAACTTTTTAATGTCCCTGGGTGCGGATGGGAACGATAAAACTACAACAGAAGTGGATGCTGCGACTTCGCAAGTGGGGCCAACCGCTACAGGGAGAGTTGATACTAATGATGTATTGGAAAAATCTATAATCCTCAACACAGTAGCACCTGTTATTTTAGCAAAGGATACTGCAGAAATAACAGGCGCAAAGAAAAAGGAGCCCAAAATACCTGCAGAAAGTGTTACTGAAATAGAGCTGTCAACGAAACAGGATGATAAAGTCGAAGCTGTGGTTCCTCTTAAGCAGCCGGAGGTTGATAAACCTACGCCAGTTTCCTCTCCTAACACAGATAAATCGCCgttatcaacaacaacaacaacggcaacCACTGCTACGACCACAACGACAACCAAACCTGGACTTTATATGAAGGACAAATTGTTATATTTGGCTCGCCTCATGGGTTTTGAAGTTGATTTCTCCGATTATCCCAAAGGCAATCACAATGAATTTTTGTCTATTGTCATGATTTCAACAAATCCCCCACAAATATGCCATGGCATAGGTGCCAACGCTGCGGAATCCCAAGAAGATGCCGCCAGCAACGCCCTGAAAATTCTAAGCGAAATGGGTCTTAGCAAATAA